From Arachis hypogaea cultivar Tifrunner chromosome 3, arahy.Tifrunner.gnm2.J5K5, whole genome shotgun sequence:
TGTCCATTTTGCGCAGCTGTCCCTAGACAAAGATCATTAAGCCTAGCTGAAGTTTCAAAGAGACTAAAGGATCAAGTTGGCTACCAACTTAATGTTAAACCTTCTCAAATATCTCACAAGGATGCTGGTCAAGGTCTATTTTTAGATGGTGCAGTGGATGTTGGTGCTGTGGTAGCCTTTTATCCTGGTGTAGTCTACTCTCCAGCTTATCATCAATATATTCCCGGATACCTTGATGAGCAGAACCCTTATTTGGTCACAAGACATGACGGGAATGTCATTGATGCCCAACCTTGGGGCTCTGGGGGCGACGAACAAGAATTGTGGAGTGGTAGAAAAATGGTAGTTAACAAGCCTGATATGGAAGGATCCCAAGTAGATAACACTGATAATTTTCTTGAGCGTAGAAACCCATTAGCCTTAGCTCATTTCGCTAATCACCCTGCAAAAGGAATGCTTCCAAATGTCATGATTTGCCCTTACAACTTTCCATTAACTGAAAGCAGCATGAGAGTTTACATCCCTAATGTATTATTTGGAAATACTGAAGTAAATACGAAGGCATTTGGCAACTTTTGGTTCAAATCTGGAGTTCCAAGAAATGGTGAATCACATGTCCCTACTCTGAAAACTGTTGTTTTGGTAGCAACTAGGGCTCTTCAAGATGAGGAGCTATTCCTTAACTACAGGCTAAGCAACTCTAAGCAGCTGCCAGAGTGGTATAATCCAGTGGATGAAGAATACTAGAATAGGACATTAGAAGATGGATCCAGTCAATGGCTATCAAGACCAAATAGTTTCCATGGTTATTCAGAATatctgtattttatttatttattatttttcggcTTTATGAAGGCATATTTTGTTTCTATGTTGTCTCAAAAACACACACTAGTAAAATTCATGATTTTGATACTATCTATATATTAAGAACTAGTATTTTAACCTGTGTAATTCACGGGGCAACCAAATATTTTGTACCGCTAGTGTGACTAATTCTTAATCGATTTTGTAATTTTGTAAGATATGCATATAAATGAACTTTAATATTTAGACTTAAAACTTAAAAGATCGTATTACACAAATGAAATAGAAACTGGACAATTTTTATTACGCAGAGATGGCAAAAGCATTAAACCACTTCGACTATAATCAATGGTTATCACGATTCATGAGCTAACGGCTCTTCCTTCCACAACTAGTTATTTTGTTATATAGGCTCTTATGCAAGTATATTGTCAGCAATCAGCATGCTTTCATATGGTCCTATGAAATGTCCGCATAAAGGACCAAACAAGTAACTTAATACACTCTCCGCCCCCACTTGAAACTGGTTCACTCACACCAATCCATTTGCCGTTATGACAAGCCAATCTTGTTGCTCGCGAGCATCAAAATGACATTCAGATTCGCAAGACCAACAAAAACCAACTATTCAACTAATGGGAAAATATGGTCTACTTAACTAGTAGCAAGAAACAGCTAATGAGATCGAATTCAAGAGGCCTGTGATATGGCGGCAGCTCGAGCAGCACGCCTTTGGAGTGCCTTCAACCTATTTTCTTCCATTCGTGCTCTCTGCTCTTCTGTTATCTCATCTTTGCCAGACATGCTGGCTTCCTTATCTTGGATTACATTTGATGCCTCTTCAGTTGCAATGCTTTTGGACACTGCGTTGGCATCAGGCTCGTTCTGCATTGATTGAGATGGTTCCTGCATTAAAAGAGTGTTCCTCAGTTAAGATTTTGGCAACAATTCTTCTTTAGAAATACACAATTTACTCTATAGCTATTTGATTTTCAGAAAGAGAGTACATCACAAAAGGACGATAAACAAACTTCTATTTTGAAGAACTCAAACTTACTTCAGTGGCTGTATTGAAAAACTCCTCAATCATATCCTCTTGCATGTCATTAACATTTTGGGGTTCTGAAAACAGATCTCGTTCTTCATGATTTGCTTCCCCATTTACTGAAGATACATGAAGCCCCAAAATAAGAAATTAGTTAAGAAAAACAATATTGTCCatgtaaaaaataacaaaaactaaATAATTATTCCAGTCACAACATTACAGCAACGTTCTAGTGGATTATACAGAATCAGGCCACTACCCTATTTAGAGTATGAATCAAATGGAAGTTTTCTACAATTGTGATCCCACATAGGATTGATCAATTAACTCTGCATATCAAATTGCGAATTGGAGGAGCCTAACATTTAAGATACTAAACATGCTTGAAATCCAAACTTTCATAGGTAGTCCCCAATAATCATTTCCTGGATGTCATTAGCTAGTTGACTTGTTTGATAGTTGTTCCTAATTGCAAATAGTATCCATGTTCTATGAAACATTCTTATCTAATACTGCAAAGAGCAACATAGGTAGATACCTTGTTCTTCAGCCGGAATCT
This genomic window contains:
- the LOC112789200 gene encoding uncharacterized protein isoform X1 → MAFLFHKFQEAVKTLAKSPTFARDPRKLQFDADINRLFLYTSYNLLGKNAEEADAEEIIEMADKASVEVQQMQVQENVHFQIKSFSTSMDKILLRNEKGVNDPLELSRQENALPHCDRHSVSLGSKDPPTDNLAVPRQRSLSLAEVSKRLKDQVGYQLNVKPSQISHKDAGQGLFLDGAVDVGAVVAFYPGVVYSPAYHQYIPGYLDEQNPYLVTRHDGNVIDAQPWGSGGDEQELWSGRKMVVNKPDMEGSQVDNTDNFLERRNPLALAHFANHPAKGMLPNVMICPYNFPLTESSMRVYIPNVLFGNTEVNTKAFGNFWFKSGVPRNGESHVPTLKTVVLVATRALQDEELFLNYRLSNSKQLPEWYNPVDEEY
- the LOC112789200 gene encoding uncharacterized protein isoform X2 codes for the protein MADKASVEVQQMQVQENVHFQIKSFSTSMDKILLRNEKGVNDPLELSRQENALPHCDRHSVSLGSKDPPTDNLAVPRQRSLSLAEVSKRLKDQVGYQLNVKPSQISHKDAGQGLFLDGAVDVGAVVAFYPGVVYSPAYHQYIPGYLDEQNPYLVTRHDGNVIDAQPWGSGGDEQELWSGRKMVVNKPDMEGSQVDNTDNFLERRNPLALAHFANHPAKGMLPNVMICPYNFPLTESSMRVYIPNVLFGNTEVNTKAFGNFWFKSGVPRNGESHVPTLKTVVLVATRALQDEELFLNYRLSNSKQLPEWYNPVDEEY